Proteins encoded by one window of Flavobacterium sp. N502540:
- the secY gene encoding preprotein translocase subunit SecY: MKKFIESISNVWKIEELKNRILITLGLLLVYRFGAHVTLPGIDATQLTGLAGQTKNGLGSILDMFTGGAFSKASVFALGIMPYISASIVVQLMGIAIPYLQKLQNDGESGRKKINQITRWLTIAITLVQGPTYIYNLYRTLPGSAFLLGFNSPEFLFSSVIILVTGTIFAMWLGEKITDKGIGNGISLLIMVGILARLPQAFIQEFTTRVTNNNGGPMLLVIEIIVWLLVIISCVLLTMAVRRIPVQYARRTTTGDYEQDLAGGNRQWIPLKLNASGVMPIIFAQAIMFIPAAVAGLSKSDTSQSIVGAFSNMFGFWYNFVFATLIIVFTFFYTAITVPTNKMADDLKRSGGFIPGVRPGAETSDFLDKVMSLITFPGSLFLALIAVFPAIVVSIMDVQQSWAMFFGGTSLIIMVGVAIDTIQQINSYLLNKHYDGLMKTGKNRKAVA; encoded by the coding sequence ATGAAGAAATTTATTGAATCAATAAGTAATGTTTGGAAAATCGAAGAACTGAAAAATAGAATCTTAATTACATTAGGATTGCTTTTAGTATATCGTTTTGGTGCACACGTTACGCTTCCTGGAATTGACGCAACTCAGTTAACAGGTTTAGCGGGACAAACTAAAAATGGTTTAGGATCTATCCTGGACATGTTTACAGGAGGTGCTTTCTCTAAAGCTTCAGTTTTTGCTTTAGGTATTATGCCTTATATTTCTGCATCTATTGTTGTTCAGTTAATGGGAATTGCGATTCCTTATTTGCAAAAACTTCAAAACGATGGAGAGAGTGGTAGAAAAAAGATTAATCAAATCACTCGTTGGTTGACTATAGCTATTACACTGGTTCAAGGTCCAACTTATATCTATAATTTGTACAGAACATTGCCTGGTAGTGCATTCTTACTAGGCTTTAATTCACCTGAATTTTTGTTCTCGTCAGTTATTATCTTAGTTACAGGTACAATTTTTGCTATGTGGCTTGGAGAAAAAATTACAGATAAAGGTATTGGAAATGGAATTTCATTATTGATTATGGTTGGTATTTTAGCACGCTTACCGCAAGCTTTTATACAAGAATTCACAACCAGAGTTACCAATAACAATGGAGGTCCAATGTTGTTAGTTATTGAGATTATCGTGTGGTTATTAGTAATCATTTCTTGTGTATTGCTTACAATGGCAGTACGCAGAATCCCGGTTCAGTACGCTCGTCGTACGACAACTGGAGATTACGAGCAGGATTTAGCTGGTGGTAACAGACAATGGATTCCTCTTAAGCTTAATGCTTCAGGAGTTATGCCAATCATCTTTGCTCAGGCAATTATGTTTATTCCTGCAGCTGTAGCTGGATTGTCTAAATCAGACACATCACAATCTATTGTTGGTGCGTTTAGTAATATGTTCGGATTTTGGTACAATTTTGTATTTGCAACTTTAATTATTGTATTTACATTCTTTTATACTGCAATCACTGTTCCTACTAACAAAATGGCCGATGATTTAAAAAGAAGCGGTGGTTTTATTCCTGGAGTTCGTCCGGGAGCTGAAACTTCAGACTTCCTTGATAAAGTGATGTCTTTAATAACTTTCCCAGGATCTTTATTCCTTGCTTTGATTGCTGTGTTCCCAGCTATTGTTGTAAGTATTATGGATGTACAACAATCTTGGGCAATGTTTTTTGGAGGTACCTCATTAATAATTATGGTTGGAGTTGCAATAGATACTATTCAACAAATCAATTCATACTTGTTAAACAAACATTATGATGGTTTAATGAAGACTGGTAAAAATAGAAAAGCGGTAGCTTAA
- the rpsD gene encoding 30S ribosomal protein S4 has protein sequence MARYTGPKTKIARKFGEAIFGDDKSFEKRNYPPGQHGMAKKRGKKSEYAVQLMEKQKAKYSYGILEKQFRNLFEKASATKGVTGEVLLQLCEARLDNVVFRMGIAPSRRGARQIVSHRHVTVNGEVVNIPSYHLKPGDKVAVREKSKSLEAIERSLSNSSHVYEWITWNNDLKEGTFVSVPARLQIPENIKEQLIVELYNK, from the coding sequence ATGGCAAGATATACTGGTCCTAAAACCAAAATCGCTCGTAAATTTGGCGAAGCAATCTTCGGAGATGATAAATCATTCGAAAAAAGAAATTACCCACCTGGACAACACGGGATGGCTAAAAAAAGAGGAAAAAAATCTGAGTACGCTGTTCAGTTAATGGAAAAGCAAAAAGCTAAATATTCTTACGGAATTTTAGAAAAACAATTCAGAAATTTATTCGAAAAAGCATCAGCAACTAAAGGAGTAACTGGTGAAGTTTTATTACAATTATGTGAAGCAAGATTAGATAATGTTGTTTTTAGAATGGGAATTGCTCCATCTAGAAGAGGTGCGCGTCAAATCGTATCTCACAGACACGTTACTGTTAATGGTGAAGTTGTAAATATTCCTTCTTACCACCTTAAGCCTGGTGATAAAGTAGCAGTTCGTGAAAAATCTAAATCTTTAGAAGCTATCGAACGTTCTTTGTCAAATTCAAGTCATGTTTATGAATGGATTACTTGGAACAATGATCTTAAAGAAGGAACTTTCGTTTCTGTGCCTGCAAGACTACAAATTCCAGAAAACATTAAAGAACAATTAATCGTAGAGTTGTACAACAAATAA
- the rpsE gene encoding 30S ribosomal protein S5: MMSKYKNVELVKPSGLELKDRLVSVNRVTKVTKGGRAFGFSAIVVVGDENGVVGHGLGKSKDVSEAIAKAVEDAKKNLVKIPLNGQSVPHEQKGKFGGARVFLIPASHGTGVIAGGAVRSVLESVGIHDVLSKSQGSSNPHNVVKATFDALLQMRSAHTVAKQRGVSLEKVFKG; the protein is encoded by the coding sequence ATTATGTCTAAATACAAAAATGTAGAATTGGTAAAACCAAGTGGTCTTGAACTTAAAGATCGTCTGGTAAGTGTTAATCGTGTTACTAAGGTTACAAAAGGTGGTAGAGCTTTCGGTTTTTCTGCTATTGTAGTTGTAGGTGATGAAAACGGAGTAGTTGGTCATGGATTAGGAAAATCTAAAGACGTTTCTGAAGCAATTGCGAAAGCAGTAGAAGATGCTAAGAAAAATTTAGTAAAAATTCCTTTGAACGGACAATCTGTTCCTCACGAACAAAAAGGTAAATTTGGTGGTGCACGTGTATTCTTAATTCCTGCTTCTCATGGTACAGGAGTTATTGCTGGTGGAGCTGTTCGTTCAGTTCTTGAATCAGTAGGTATTCACGATGTATTATCTAAATCTCAAGGATCATCAAATCCTCATAACGTGGTAAAAGCAACTTTTGATGCTTTATTACAAATGAGAAGCGCTCATACTGTTGCAAAACAAAGAGGTGTTTCTTTAGAAAAAGTTTTTAAAGGTTAA
- the rplP gene encoding 50S ribosomal protein L16, with protein MLQPKRTKYRKVQKGKMKGNSQRGHELSNGMFGIKSVHEDGMFLTSRQIEAARIAATRYMKREGQLWIKIFPDKPITKKPLEVRMGKGKGAVEYWAAVVKPGRIMFEVGGVPLSVAKEALRLAAQKLPVKTKFVVARDFEA; from the coding sequence ATGTTACAGCCTAAAAGAACAAAATACCGTAAGGTACAAAAAGGTAAGATGAAAGGTAACTCTCAAAGAGGGCATGAACTTTCTAATGGAATGTTTGGTATTAAATCTGTACATGAAGATGGAATGTTCTTGACTTCTCGTCAAATCGAAGCTGCACGTATCGCTGCAACTCGTTACATGAAGAGAGAAGGACAATTATGGATTAAAATATTTCCAGACAAGCCTATTACTAAGAAACCTCTTGAAGTACGTATGGGTAAAGGTAAAGGAGCAGTTGAGTATTGGGCTGCTGTTGTTAAACCAGGAAGAATTATGTTTGAAGTTGGAGGAGTTCCATTGTCAGTTGCAAAAGAGGCTTTACGTCTTGCAGCTCAAAAACTTCCAGTAAAAACTAAATTCGTCGTTGCTAGAGATTTCGAAGCATAA
- the rpsH gene encoding 30S ribosomal protein S8, whose amino-acid sequence MYTDPIADYLTRVRNAVAANHKVVEIPASNLKKEITKILFDQGYILSYKFEDNSVQGSIKIALKYDKDTKEPVIKDIQRISKPGLRKYAGAAKLPRILNGLGIAIVSTSKGLMTGKQAKQLNVGGEVICYVY is encoded by the coding sequence ATGTATACAGATCCTATTGCAGATTATTTGACTAGAGTTCGTAACGCTGTGGCTGCAAACCACAAAGTTGTTGAAATTCCAGCTTCTAATCTAAAAAAAGAAATAACTAAGATCTTATTTGATCAAGGTTATATCTTGAGTTACAAATTTGAAGACAACTCTGTTCAGGGTTCAATCAAGATCGCTTTGAAGTATGATAAAGATACTAAAGAGCCTGTAATTAAAGATATCCAAAGAATTAGTAAACCTGGTTTACGTAAATACGCAGGTGCTGCCAAATTACCAAGAATCCTTAACGGATTAGGAATTGCTATTGTTTCAACTTCAAAAGGTCTTATGACTGGAAAACAAGCGAAACAATTAAATGTAGGTGGTGAAGTAATTTGTTACGTATACTAA
- the rpsN gene encoding 30S ribosomal protein S14, which produces MAKESMKAREVKREKTVAKYAEKRKALLEAGDYEGLQRLPKNASPVRLHNRCKLTGRPRGYIRQFGISRVTFREMANNGLIPGVKKASW; this is translated from the coding sequence ATGGCTAAAGAATCAATGAAAGCCCGTGAGGTGAAAAGAGAGAAAACGGTAGCTAAGTACGCTGAAAAAAGAAAAGCTTTATTGGAAGCTGGAGATTATGAAGGCTTACAAAGATTACCTAAAAATGCTTCACCAGTTCGTTTACACAACCGTTGTAAATTAACAGGTAGACCAAGAGGTTATATTCGTCAATTTGGTATTTCACGTGTAACTTTCCGTGAGATGGCAAATAATGGATTAATCCCTGGAGTAAAAAAGGCTTCTTGGTAA
- the rpsK gene encoding 30S ribosomal protein S11, whose amino-acid sequence MAKATAKKRKVIVESTGEAHISATFNNIIISLTNKKGEVISWSSAGKMGFRGSKKNTPYAAQMAAEDCSKVALEAGLKKVKVYVKGPGNGRESAIRSIHNGGIEVTEIIDVTPMPHNGCRPPKRRRV is encoded by the coding sequence ATGGCTAAAGCAACTGCAAAAAAACGTAAAGTTATCGTTGAATCAACGGGTGAAGCTCATATTTCTGCCACTTTCAACAACATTATCATTTCTTTGACTAATAAGAAAGGTGAAGTTATTTCTTGGTCTTCAGCTGGTAAAATGGGTTTCAGAGGTTCTAAAAAGAACACTCCGTATGCAGCTCAAATGGCAGCAGAAGATTGTAGTAAAGTAGCTCTTGAGGCAGGACTTAAAAAAGTGAAAGTTTATGTAAAAGGACCAGGAAACGGACGTGAGTCTGCTATCCGTTCTATTCATAACGGTGGAATTGAAGTTACTGAGATTATCGATGTTACTCCAATGCCTCACAACGGATGTCGTCCTCCAAAGAGACGTAGAGTTTAA
- the rplR gene encoding 50S ribosomal protein L18 → MSLTKSDRRQRIRFRIRKSISGTAANPRLSVFRSNKEIYAQLIDDVNGVTLLAASSREKEIGKGTNVEVAAAVGKLVAEKALKAGIDTITFDRGGYLYHGRIKSLAEGARAAGLKF, encoded by the coding sequence ATGTCATTAACAAAATCTGATAGAAGACAGAGAATTAGATTCAGAATTAGAAAATCGATTAGTGGTACTGCTGCTAACCCAAGACTATCTGTATTTAGAAGTAACAAAGAAATTTACGCTCAACTTATTGATGATGTAAATGGAGTTACTTTATTAGCTGCATCTTCAAGAGAAAAAGAAATAGGAAAAGGTACTAACGTTGAAGTAGCTGCTGCTGTTGGAAAACTAGTTGCAGAGAAAGCGTTAAAAGCCGGGATCGATACCATCACTTTTGACAGAGGTGGATATTTATACCACGGTCGTATTAAATCATTAGCAGAAGGCGCAAGAGCGGCTGGACTTAAATTCTAA
- the rplQ gene encoding 50S ribosomal protein L17 yields MRHGKKFNHLSRQTGHRKAMLANMACSLIEHKRINTTVAKAKALKQFVEPLITKSKEDTTHNRRIVFAYLRSKYAVTDLFRDVAAKVGDRPGGYTRIIKVGNRLGDNADMAMIELVDFNELYNGGKKEVKKAKSRRGGKAKKAEGTPEAPAAEAETTTEASE; encoded by the coding sequence ATGAGACACGGAAAAAAATTCAATCACTTAAGCAGACAGACTGGACATAGAAAAGCTATGTTGGCTAATATGGCTTGTTCTCTTATCGAGCACAAACGTATTAACACTACTGTTGCTAAAGCTAAAGCGCTTAAACAATTCGTTGAGCCTTTAATTACAAAATCGAAAGAAGATACGACTCACAACCGTCGTATTGTTTTTGCTTACTTACGTAGTAAATATGCGGTAACTGACTTGTTCAGAGACGTAGCTGCTAAAGTTGGTGACCGTCCAGGAGGATACACTCGTATCATTAAAGTTGGAAATCGTTTGGGAGATAATGCTGATATGGCAATGATCGAACTTGTAGATTTCAATGAACTTTACAATGGAGGTAAAAAAGAAGTTAAAAAAGCAAAAAGCCGTCGTGGTGGTAAAGCTAAAAAAGCAGAAGGTACTCCTGAAGCTCCAGCAGCTGAAGCAGAAACGACTACTGAAGCTTCTGAATAA
- the rplE gene encoding 50S ribosomal protein L5, with amino-acid sequence MAYTPRLKEEYKSRVISALKEEFGYTNVMQVPKLEKIVLSRGVGAAVSDKKLIDYAVDELTKITGQKAVSTISKKDVASFKLRKGMPIGAKVTLRGERMYEFLDRLITSALPRVRDFSGIKATGFDGRGNYNLGVLEQIIFPEIDIDKVNKISGMDITFVTTAKTDKEAKSLLAELGLPFKKN; translated from the coding sequence ATGGCATATACACCTAGACTAAAAGAAGAATATAAGAGTAGAGTAATCTCTGCTCTTAAAGAAGAATTCGGATATACAAACGTAATGCAAGTTCCTAAACTTGAAAAAATCGTTTTGAGCCGTGGAGTTGGTGCAGCTGTATCTGATAAAAAACTTATTGACTATGCAGTTGATGAGTTAACAAAGATCACTGGACAAAAAGCAGTATCTACAATTTCAAAGAAAGACGTTGCGTCATTCAAATTGAGAAAAGGGATGCCTATTGGAGCAAAAGTTACTTTACGTGGAGAGAGAATGTATGAGTTTTTAGATAGACTTATTACTTCTGCTTTACCACGCGTTAGAGATTTTAGTGGTATCAAAGCTACTGGTTTCGACGGAAGAGGTAATTACAATCTTGGAGTTTTAGAGCAAATCATTTTCCCAGAAATTGATATTGACAAAGTAAACAAAATTTCAGGAATGGATATTACTTTTGTTACTACTGCAAAAACAGACAAAGAAGCAAAGTCGTTATTGGCTGAATTAGGTTTACCTTTTAAAAAGAATTAA
- the rpsM gene encoding 30S ribosomal protein S13 — translation MARIAGVDIPKNKRGVIALTYIFGLGKSRAIEILEKAQVSQDKKVQDWNDDEIGAIRDAVSFYKIEGELRSEVSLNIKRLMDIGCYRGIRHRSGLPLRGQRTKNNSRTRKGKRKTVANKKKATK, via the coding sequence ATGGCAAGAATAGCAGGGGTAGATATCCCAAAAAATAAGAGAGGTGTTATCGCACTTACCTACATCTTTGGATTAGGAAAAAGTAGAGCTATTGAGATTTTAGAAAAAGCTCAAGTTAGCCAAGATAAAAAAGTTCAAGATTGGAATGATGACGAGATCGGAGCAATTCGTGATGCAGTTTCATTTTACAAAATTGAAGGAGAATTACGTTCTGAAGTTTCTTTAAACATCAAACGTTTAATGGATATTGGTTGTTACAGAGGTATCCGTCATAGATCTGGTCTTCCGTTAAGAGGGCAAAGAACTAAAAACAACTCTAGAACAAGAAAAGGTAAAAGAAAAACTGTTGCTAACAAGAAAAAAGCAACTAAATAA
- the rpmD gene encoding 50S ribosomal protein L30 has product MAKLLVKQVRSKINCPLSQKRGLEALGLRKMGQVVEHDSNPAILGMINKVKHLVSVEEAK; this is encoded by the coding sequence ATGGCTAAATTATTAGTAAAACAAGTAAGAAGCAAAATCAACTGCCCTCTTTCTCAAAAAAGAGGTTTGGAAGCTTTAGGTCTACGTAAAATGGGACAAGTTGTAGAGCATGATTCAAATCCTGCAATCCTTGGGATGATAAACAAAGTTAAACACTTAGTTTCTGTAGAAGAAGCTAAATAA
- the ykgO gene encoding type B 50S ribosomal protein L36, giving the protein MKVRASVKKRSAECIIVRRKGRLYVINKKNPRFKQRQG; this is encoded by the coding sequence ATGAAAGTTAGAGCATCAGTAAAAAAGAGAAGTGCCGAGTGCATTATCGTGCGTAGAAAAGGGAGATTGTACGTAATAAACAAAAAGAATCCTAGATTTAAACAAAGACAAGGATAA
- the rpsQ gene encoding 30S ribosomal protein S17, translated as MEEKRNLRKERIGVVTSNKMDKSIVIAEVRKVKHPLYGKFVLKTKKYVAHDETNDCNIGDTVRISETRPLSKTKCWRLVEILERAK; from the coding sequence ATGGAAGAAAAAAGAAATTTAAGAAAAGAAAGAATAGGTGTTGTTACTTCAAATAAAATGGATAAGTCTATTGTTATTGCTGAAGTAAGAAAAGTAAAACACCCATTATACGGTAAGTTCGTGTTGAAAACTAAGAAATATGTTGCACACGACGAAACAAACGACTGTAACATTGGAGATACTGTAAGAATTAGCGAAACGCGTCCTTTAAGTAAAACAAAATGTTGGAGATTAGTTGAAATCTTAGAAAGAGCTAAATAA
- the infA gene encoding translation initiation factor IF-1, translating into MAKQSAIEQDGSIIEALSNAMFRVELENGHIVIAHISGKMRMHYIKLLPGDKVKLEMSPYDLSKARITYRY; encoded by the coding sequence ATGGCAAAACAATCAGCAATAGAACAAGACGGGTCAATCATCGAAGCATTATCAAATGCGATGTTCCGTGTAGAGTTAGAAAATGGACATATTGTAATTGCTCATATTTCCGGTAAAATGCGTATGCATTACATCAAGTTATTACCTGGTGATAAAGTGAAATTGGAAATGAGTCCTTACGATTTGTCAAAAGCAAGAATTACTTATCGATATTAA
- the rplO gene encoding 50S ribosomal protein L15, which produces MNLSNLQPAEGSTHNQNKRLGRGEGSGKGGTSARGHKGAKSRSGYSKKIGFEGGQMPLQRRVPKFGFTNINRKEYEGVNLDTLQLLVDNGVITDSVSMTDFVANRLATKNEIVKILGRGELKAKLKVTAHKFTATAKAAIEAAGGEAVTI; this is translated from the coding sequence ATGAATTTAAGTAACTTACAACCAGCTGAAGGGTCAACACACAATCAAAATAAAAGATTAGGTAGAGGAGAAGGTTCTGGAAAAGGTGGTACTTCTGCAAGAGGTCACAAAGGAGCAAAATCTCGTTCTGGTTATTCTAAAAAGATTGGTTTTGAAGGAGGACAAATGCCACTTCAAAGACGTGTGCCTAAGTTTGGTTTCACAAACATCAATCGTAAAGAATACGAAGGTGTTAATTTAGATACGCTTCAATTATTAGTAGACAATGGTGTGATTACTGATTCTGTTTCTATGACAGATTTCGTAGCAAATCGTCTAGCTACCAAAAATGAAATCGTTAAGATTTTAGGTAGAGGAGAGTTGAAAGCAAAATTAAAAGTAACTGCCCACAAATTTACCGCTACTGCAAAAGCTGCTATCGAAGCTGCTGGTGGAGAAGCTGTAACTATATAA
- the rplN gene encoding 50S ribosomal protein L14, translating into MVQQESRLKVADNTGAKEVLTIRVLGGTKRRYASVGDKIVVSIKDATPNGNVKKGAVSTAVVVRTKKEVRRADGSYIRFDDNACVLLNAAGEMRGTRVFGPVARELREKQFMKIVSLAPEVL; encoded by the coding sequence ATGGTACAACAGGAATCAAGACTAAAAGTAGCAGATAACACGGGAGCAAAAGAAGTTTTAACTATCCGTGTTTTAGGAGGTACCAAAAGAAGGTATGCCTCTGTTGGTGACAAGATTGTAGTATCTATTAAAGATGCAACTCCAAACGGAAACGTGAAAAAAGGAGCTGTTTCAACTGCAGTTGTTGTACGTACCAAAAAAGAAGTGAGAAGAGCTGATGGTTCTTATATCCGTTTCGATGATAATGCATGTGTTCTTTTGAACGCTGCAGGGGAAATGAGAGGAACACGTGTTTTTGGTCCGGTAGCAAGAGAACTTCGTGAAAAACAATTCATGAAAATTGTATCATTAGCACCAGAAGTGCTTTAA
- the rpmC gene encoding 50S ribosomal protein L29: MKQSEIKDLSAAELQEKLSQTKKIYADLKMAHAISPIENPLQIRSVRRTVARLATELTKRELQ, translated from the coding sequence ATGAAACAATCAGAAATAAAAGATCTTTCTGCAGCGGAGTTGCAAGAAAAACTTAGTCAAACTAAGAAAATATATGCTGACCTAAAAATGGCTCACGCTATTTCTCCAATTGAGAACCCACTTCAAATCAGAAGTGTAAGAAGAACAGTTGCAAGATTGGCTACAGAGTTAACTAAAAGAGAGTTACAATAA
- the rplF gene encoding 50S ribosomal protein L6, which translates to MSRIGKSPIVIPADVTVEVKDGIITVKGKKGQLSQEFSDVTVKVEGDQVQVERSSDHKDQRAKHGLYRSLISNMIVGVSEGFTKELELVGVGYRASNQGQKLDLALGYSHNIVLEIAPEVSLETISEKGKNPIVKLTSFDKQLLGQVAAKIRGFRKPEPYKGKGVKFVGEVLRRKAGKSA; encoded by the coding sequence ATGTCAAGAATAGGTAAAAGCCCAATTGTAATCCCTGCTGACGTAACTGTAGAAGTTAAAGACGGTATCATTACAGTAAAAGGAAAAAAAGGTCAACTATCTCAGGAGTTTTCGGACGTAACTGTAAAAGTTGAAGGCGATCAAGTACAAGTTGAAAGATCGTCTGATCATAAAGACCAAAGAGCAAAACACGGATTGTACAGATCTTTAATCAGTAATATGATTGTTGGTGTATCTGAAGGTTTTACAAAAGAACTTGAATTAGTTGGAGTTGGTTATAGAGCTTCAAACCAAGGTCAAAAGTTAGATTTAGCTCTTGGATATTCTCACAATATTGTTTTAGAAATTGCTCCGGAAGTAAGTTTAGAAACAATATCTGAAAAAGGAAAGAACCCTATCGTAAAATTAACATCATTTGATAAACAACTTTTAGGTCAGGTTGCTGCGAAAATCAGAGGTTTCCGTAAGCCTGAGCCGTACAAAGGAAAAGGTGTTAAATTTGTGGGTGAAGTATTAAGAAGAAAAGCAGGTAAATCAGCTTAA
- the rplX gene encoding 50S ribosomal protein L24 yields MIKLKIKSGDIVRVIAGDHKGAEGKVLRVYREKNKAIVEGVNMVSKHTKPSAKNPQGGIVKKEASIQISNISLIDPKTKETTRVGIRVEGDKKVRFSKKSNQVL; encoded by the coding sequence ATGATAAAGCTAAAAATAAAATCAGGAGATATCGTAAGAGTTATTGCTGGAGACCATAAAGGTGCTGAAGGTAAAGTATTACGTGTTTACCGTGAGAAAAATAAAGCGATAGTTGAAGGTGTAAACATGGTTTCAAAACATACAAAACCAAGTGCTAAAAACCCTCAAGGTGGTATCGTTAAGAAAGAAGCTTCTATACAAATATCTAACATTTCACTAATTGATCCTAAAACTAAGGAAACAACTAGAGTTGGTATTAGAGTAGAAGGAGATAAGAAAGTAAGATTTTCAAAAAAATCTAATCAAGTACTATAG
- a CDS encoding DNA-directed RNA polymerase subunit alpha has translation MAIFNFQKPDKVIMIDSTDFEGKFEFRPLEPGYGLTVGNALRRVLLSALEGYAITSVRIEGVDHEFSTISGVVEDVTEIILNLKQVRFKRQIEDIDNEAVTISVSGKDQLTAGDFQKFISGFQVLNPDLVICNLDSKIKLNFDLTIEKGRGYVPAEENKKQNAAIGTIFTDSIFTPVKNVKYAIENFRVEQKTDYEKLVFEIKTDGSINPKDALTEAAKVLIHHFMLFSDERITLEADEIAQTESYDEESLHMRQLLKTKLVDMDLSVRALNCLKAAEVDTLGDLVSFNKNDLMKFRNFGKKSLTELDELVAVKNLTFGMDLAKYKLDKE, from the coding sequence ATGGCAATATTTAATTTTCAAAAGCCCGATAAAGTTATCATGATCGATTCAACCGATTTTGAAGGTAAATTTGAATTTAGACCTTTAGAACCTGGTTACGGATTGACAGTTGGTAATGCACTTAGAAGAGTTTTGCTTTCAGCATTAGAAGGTTATGCAATTACATCTGTTCGTATCGAAGGTGTAGATCATGAGTTTTCTACTATTTCAGGTGTTGTTGAAGATGTTACCGAAATTATCCTTAATCTAAAGCAAGTGCGTTTCAAACGTCAAATTGAAGATATCGATAATGAAGCAGTTACAATTTCTGTTTCCGGTAAAGATCAATTGACAGCAGGTGATTTTCAAAAATTTATTTCAGGTTTTCAAGTTTTGAATCCAGACCTTGTTATCTGTAATTTAGATTCTAAAATCAAATTGAACTTCGATTTAACAATCGAAAAAGGTAGAGGATATGTTCCTGCTGAGGAGAACAAAAAACAGAATGCTGCAATTGGAACTATTTTTACAGATTCTATTTTTACTCCGGTAAAAAATGTAAAATATGCAATTGAAAACTTCCGTGTTGAGCAAAAAACAGATTATGAAAAATTAGTTTTTGAAATTAAAACTGATGGTTCTATTAATCCTAAAGATGCTCTTACTGAAGCTGCTAAAGTTTTAATTCACCACTTCATGTTGTTCTCTGACGAAAGAATTACACTCGAGGCTGACGAAATTGCACAAACAGAATCGTATGATGAAGAGTCATTGCATATGAGACAATTGCTTAAAACTAAGCTTGTTGATATGGATTTATCTGTGAGAGCATTAAATTGCTTGAAAGCGGCTGAAGTTGATACACTTGGTGATTTAGTATCGTTCAATAAAAATGACCTAATGAAATTCCGTAATTTTGGTAAAAAATCTTTAACTGAACTTGATGAACTTGTTGCAGTGAAGAATTTAACTTTCGGAATGGACTTAGCTAAATACAAATTAGATAAAGAATAA